A stretch of the Nitrospirota bacterium genome encodes the following:
- a CDS encoding DUF2470 domain-containing protein, producing MSSSRQHSSGPDSEGPDVPEPSHAERAKTLVYLQSSGSLSTLSRKQPGWPFGSVMPYGLDEEGQPVFLISTMAMHTQNLLGDPRASLLVTPPESRSDPQGAARVTLMGSVTRVPREEAVQVRELYLARHANASYWVDFEDFSFFRMALADIYFVGGFGSMGWVMPDDYAGAAVDPLADEASNLIREFNTERAETLLLLARVFGNAEAQQATVTALDRLGFHLRLTTPGRMQGGRVAFANPVRNASEVRAGLAGLAVQAQAGRQILHSL from the coding sequence ATGTCTTCATCACGACAACATAGCAGCGGGCCGGATTCAGAGGGTCCTGACGTTCCTGAACCGTCACATGCCGAGCGGGCCAAGACGCTTGTGTATTTACAGTCATCGGGTAGTCTCTCGACGCTCTCGCGCAAGCAGCCAGGCTGGCCCTTTGGATCGGTGATGCCCTACGGGTTGGACGAGGAGGGGCAACCGGTCTTTCTGATCAGCACGATGGCGATGCATACGCAAAATCTCCTGGGCGATCCACGGGCCAGCTTGCTCGTGACACCGCCTGAGAGCCGCAGCGATCCGCAGGGTGCGGCCAGGGTGACATTGATGGGGTCTGTGACCAGGGTGCCGAGGGAGGAAGCCGTGCAGGTTCGCGAGCTCTACCTGGCACGCCATGCCAATGCCTCCTACTGGGTGGACTTCGAGGACTTCAGTTTTTTCCGCATGGCACTGGCGGATATCTATTTTGTCGGAGGGTTTGGGTCGATGGGTTGGGTGATGCCGGACGACTACGCGGGGGCGGCGGTGGACCCGCTCGCGGATGAGGCCTCGAACCTCATTCGTGAATTTAATACAGAGCGGGCGGAGACGTTGCTGCTACTTGCCCGTGTATTCGGCAATGCAGAGGCGCAGCAGGCGACAGTGACGGCATTGGACCGGTTGGGCTTTCACCTTCGGCTCACCACTCCAGGCCGAATGCAGGGTGGGCGGGTGGCCTTTGCCAACCCCGTACGCAACGCGTCGGAGGTCAGGGCCGGCCTTGCCGGCTTGGCCGTTCAGGCACAGGCGGGACGCCAGATCCTGCATTCGCTGTAG
- a CDS encoding alpha/beta fold hydrolase has product MSGLHSFELAGADGKLIRGDRAMGKDRQILFITGFLSKRWGNKSKALAQWCEEQGWGFCCYDVRGFGDSEGQFIDYTLSDWIADARLVLNRLKDGPPITIVGNSLGGWIAWLMAQECADIERLVLIAPAFNMMGLRAQSIAPERCHDWHTAGWMPWDDEPAHRDYPLAWKWVEESKAYWGRSFDRLRPVSTAILHGQQDHVILPQGSSQFVEQLRGLAPSFPIDLHLVPGDHRLSSPEHLDMFRRLVVGAT; this is encoded by the coding sequence ATGAGTGGCCTGCACTCGTTCGAACTCGCAGGCGCCGACGGCAAGCTGATCCGCGGGGATCGTGCGATGGGGAAGGATCGCCAGATTCTGTTCATCACCGGCTTTCTCTCCAAACGGTGGGGCAACAAAAGTAAGGCACTCGCACAATGGTGTGAGGAACAAGGCTGGGGGTTCTGTTGCTACGATGTGCGAGGCTTTGGCGACTCGGAGGGACAGTTCATCGATTATACGCTCTCGGATTGGATCGCAGACGCGCGGCTCGTTCTGAATAGGCTCAAAGATGGACCGCCTATCACCATCGTCGGCAATTCACTCGGAGGCTGGATCGCCTGGCTGATGGCGCAGGAATGTGCCGACATCGAGCGGCTGGTGCTCATCGCACCGGCGTTCAACATGATGGGCCTGCGGGCGCAATCGATTGCGCCCGAGCGATGCCATGACTGGCATACCGCCGGCTGGATGCCCTGGGACGACGAGCCGGCCCATCGGGACTATCCTCTCGCCTGGAAGTGGGTGGAAGAGAGCAAGGCCTATTGGGGCAGGAGTTTCGATCGGCTGCGGCCGGTCAGCACGGCCATTCTCCATGGCCAGCAAGACCACGTGATTCTGCCGCAAGGCAGCAGTCAGTTCGTCGAGCAGCTACGAGGCCTCGCTCCCTCGTTTCCAATCGACCTCCATCTCGTTCCGGGCGACCATCGCCTGAGTAGTCCTGAGCATCTGGACATGTTTCGACGTCTTGTCGTGGGTGCAACGTAG